A genome region from Phoenix dactylifera cultivar Barhee BC4 chromosome 18, palm_55x_up_171113_PBpolish2nd_filt_p, whole genome shotgun sequence includes the following:
- the LOC103710691 gene encoding MADS-box transcription factor 50-like — MQKTIDRYLMHTKDVDINIRATERIMQQRKSEVESMTKEIEHLEASKRKLLGEGLGSCLLDEVHGLEMQLEQSLIKIKERKYRMQMEQIAQLKEDERILLEENSSLRGKCKTERPVQLITQASANDQARQNMEVETQLIIGRPGSSEAKQQDHVSLNKYESQV; from the exons ATGCAAAAGACAATCGATCGTTATTTGATGCATACAAAAGATGTCGACATCAACATCAGAGCAACAGAACGAATTATGCAG CAACGGAAGTCTGAAGTTGAAAGCATGACAAAGGAGATTGAACATCTCGAAGCCTCTAAAAG GAAGCTATTGGGTGAGGGTTTAGGATCATGTTTGTTAGACGAAGTCCATGGACTAGAGATGCAGCTGGAGCAAAGCCTAATCAAAATCAAGGAAAGAAAG TATCGCATGCAAATGGAGCAAATTGCacagctaaaagaagat GAGAGGATTCTTTTGGAAGAGAACTCATCATTACGTGGAAAG TGCAAGACAGAACGTCCGGTACAACTGATAACTCAGGCATCTGCAAATGATCAGGCCCGTCAAAATATGGAGGTAGAGACACAGCTGATTATTGGAAGGCCAGGAAGTAGTGAGGCTAAACAACAGGATCATGTTAGCCTCAACAAATATGAGTCACAGGTTTAG